The following proteins are co-located in the Pseudomonas sp. DY-1 genome:
- a CDS encoding YaeQ family protein, translating to MALQATPYKVELNLTDLDRSVYENLRFTVAKHPSETEERLAVRLIAYALWYHEQLAFGRGLSDVDEPALWEKSLDDRVLHWIEVGQPDAERITWCSRRTERFSLVAYGNLRVWQTKVLDGVRSLKNINVVAVGQQALEELARDLPRSISWSVMISDGELFVTDERGQHEVPLEWLAGER from the coding sequence ATGGCCCTCCAAGCGACCCCCTACAAAGTCGAACTCAACCTCACTGACCTGGATCGCAGCGTCTACGAGAACCTGCGTTTCACCGTCGCCAAGCACCCCTCGGAAACCGAGGAACGCCTGGCCGTGCGGTTGATCGCCTACGCGCTGTGGTACCACGAGCAGCTGGCTTTCGGCCGTGGCCTGTCGGACGTAGACGAGCCGGCTTTGTGGGAAAAGAGCCTGGATGACCGCGTCCTGCACTGGATCGAGGTGGGGCAGCCGGACGCCGAGCGCATCACCTGGTGCTCGCGCCGCACCGAGCGCTTCAGCCTGGTGGCCTATGGCAACCTGCGCGTCTGGCAGACCAAGGTCCTGGACGGCGTGCGCAGCCTGAAAAACATCAATGTCGTCGCCGTCGGCCAGCAAGCCCTGGAAGAACTGGCCCGCGACCTCCCGCGCTCGATCAGCTGGAGCGTGATGATCAGCGACGGCGAGCTGTTCGTCACCGATGAGCGCGGCCAGCACGAAGTTCCCTTGGAGTGGCTGGCCGGGGAGCGCTGA
- a CDS encoding diguanylate cyclase yields the protein MQLNVPTLVLVDIYVLALVGLLMLHAWRRGRREPTLGYLAAMLLLGALGTVLGSLRGMGMDFVPLVLGNVVLHFCAAMNWTAMRVFAGRQPHLLGICAGSLVWMLLCLNPAFYESLTVRIAVSSLITVCYCGLSAHELWRSRQSLEVAYMPALVLTLFHMVFYSARIVIDRGMPFDAAMASSGQGTSFFSLLVFETLLYAIGIAFVTLAMVKERAELKFRAAAYCDPLTGVGNRRAFMTTGEYLLESCEHRREPVALLLCDLDHFKRLNDSYGHAAGDEALVAFTRIAVGSMRKQDVFGRIGGEEFACLLADADDEAGAQVAERIRREFAELPFQEPGELSVSIGIVSSKEAGYDLFRLLSMADDALYAAKDKGRNRIQRYPAD from the coding sequence ATGCAACTGAATGTCCCCACGCTGGTGCTTGTGGATATCTATGTCCTCGCCCTGGTCGGCCTGCTCATGCTGCACGCCTGGCGTCGTGGTCGTCGCGAACCGACGCTCGGTTACCTCGCCGCCATGCTGCTGCTCGGTGCCCTGGGCACGGTGCTGGGCAGCCTGCGCGGCATGGGCATGGACTTCGTTCCGCTGGTGCTGGGCAATGTGGTGCTTCATTTCTGCGCGGCCATGAACTGGACCGCCATGCGTGTGTTCGCCGGGCGCCAGCCGCACCTGTTGGGTATCTGCGCCGGCTCGCTGGTCTGGATGCTGCTCTGTCTAAACCCGGCGTTCTACGAATCCCTTACCGTGCGCATTGCGGTCAGCTCGCTGATCACAGTCTGTTACTGCGGGCTGAGCGCCCATGAGCTGTGGCGCAGTCGCCAGTCGCTGGAAGTGGCCTACATGCCTGCTTTGGTACTGACCCTCTTCCACATGGTTTTCTACAGCGCGCGCATTGTGATCGATCGCGGCATGCCGTTCGATGCAGCCATGGCCAGCAGCGGCCAGGGCACCAGTTTCTTCTCCCTGCTGGTGTTCGAGACCCTGCTGTACGCCATCGGCATTGCCTTCGTCACCCTCGCGATGGTCAAGGAACGCGCCGAACTGAAGTTTCGCGCTGCCGCCTATTGCGACCCGCTTACAGGGGTCGGCAACCGGCGCGCCTTCATGACCACTGGGGAATACCTGCTGGAAAGTTGTGAGCACCGGCGCGAACCGGTTGCACTACTGCTCTGCGACCTCGACCACTTCAAGCGGCTGAATGACAGCTACGGCCATGCTGCCGGCGACGAGGCCCTGGTCGCGTTCACCCGTATTGCCGTCGGCAGCATGCGCAAGCAGGACGTCTTCGGCCGCATCGGGGGCGAAGAATTCGCCTGCCTGCTGGCCGATGCCGACGACGAAGCCGGTGCCCAGGTGGCCGAGCGCATCCGCCGCGAGTTCGCCGAACTGCCATTCCAAGAGCCGGGGGAGCTCAGCGTCAGCATCGGAATCGTCAGCTCCAAGGAAGCAGGTTACGACCTGTTCCGCCTGCTCTCGATGGCCGACGACGCCCTCTACGCGGCGAAAGACAAGGGGCGCAACCGCATCCAGCGCTACCCCGCCGATTAG